The Argentina anserina chromosome 3, drPotAnse1.1, whole genome shotgun sequence genome includes a region encoding these proteins:
- the LOC126786720 gene encoding transcription factor bHLH112-like isoform X2: protein MAEEYQGGICGGNWWSSASRHALAAASPCSVGFTDHMGSFGCPNDMDMIKSRSTTCGGFGLNSSSSTLPSDLNQAFLLRSSSGRGEGNFHNSMFPEEMSSFKQPMNNQDFTLDLSSSSSGFPITSSSANNSYGNSGFPSQLLQSLYDPEEVVVSQPQVQSLFNNGSSSMSYSSAENYGTLGSNDLLSSPASSTTCWPRYSPRCLRPSLQPRQQQQPGGSTGGGLHFSNINTPFWNAPPAALNHDIRSTGLFTSLSQSPYTAPTAAIYDEHKPIASSNFTKPNTNEDVQDSSSSTVKKSGSSFCSSTEPVFKRARIETPSPLPTFKVRKEKLGDRITALQQLVSPFGKTDTASVLHEAIVYIKFLHDQVGVLSTPYMKNGAPMQHQQGCDKLKDTEQGGKQDLKSRGLCLVPISSTFPVANETTADFWTPTFGATSFR from the exons ATGGCGGAGGAGTATCAGGGCGGGATTTGCGGTGGCAACTGGTGGAGCAGTGCATCAAGACATGCACTCGCGGCGGCCTCGCCGTGTTCAGTAGGTTTCACTGATCATATGGGGAGCTTTGGCTGCCCCAACGACATGGACATGATCAAGTCAAGGTCTACTACTTGCGGCG GTTTTGGTCTTAATTCATCGTCGTCCACACTGCCCTCAGATTTGAACCAAGCGTTTCTCCT TCGCAGTAGTAGTGGAAGAGGTGAGGGCAACTTCCATAATTCTATGTTCCCCGAGGAAATGAGTTCTTTCAAGCAACCTATGAATAATCAAGATTTTACATTAGATCTTAGCAGCTCCTCTTCTGGGTTTCCTATAACCTCCTCATCAGCTAATAATTCTTACGGCAATAGCGGCTTCCCTTCCCAATTGTTGCAAAGTTTATATGATCCGGAAGAAGTAGTAGTATCTCAACCGCAGGTTCAATCCCTATTCAACAACGGCTCGTCATCCATGAGTTATTCTTCAGCTGAAAACTATGGCACACTTGGTTCAAATGATTTGTTATCATCACCAGCTTCTAGTACAACTTGTTGGCCTAGGTACTCTCCCAGATGCCTAAGACCTTCACTACAGCCAaggcaacaacaacaacccgGAGGCAGCACTGGCGGTGGATTGCACTTTTCGAATATCAATACACCCTTCTGGAATGCTCCCCCGGCCGCTCTAAACCATGACATCCGATCAACTGGTCTTTTTACCTCACTCTCACAGTCGCCATATACAGCACCTACTGCAGCAATTTATGATGAACATAAACCCATTGCTTCCAGTAACTTTACTAAG CCCAACACGAATGAAGATGTTCAGGACTCGAGCTCCAGTACCGTCAAGAAAAGCGGCAGCAGCTTCTGTAGTAGTACTGAACCAGTATTCAAAAGAGCTCGGATTGAAACACCTTCACCATTGCCAACTTTTAAG GTCCGGAAAGAGAAGCTAGGGGACCGGATTACAGCTCTCCAGCAATTGGTTTCGCCTTTCGGAAAG actgATACAGCTTCTGTTCTCCACGAAGCTATTGTGTACATCAAATTCCTCCACGATCAAGTCGGT GTTTTAAGTACTCCATATATGAAAAATGGAGCTCCCATGCAACACCAACAG GGTTGTGATAAATTGAAAGATACGGAACAAGGAGGAAAACAAGATCTAAAGAGCCGAGGATTGTGCTTGGTTCCAATTTCAAGTACATTCCCTGTTGCTAATGAGACCACGGCTGACTTTTGGACTCCGACATTCGGAGCAACGTCTTTCAGGTGA
- the LOC126786720 gene encoding transcription factor bHLH112-like isoform X3, producing MAEEYQGGICGGNWWSSASRHALAAASPCSVGFTDHMGSFGCPNDMDMIKSRSTTCGGFGLNSSSSTLPSDLNQAFLLRSSSGRGEGNFHNSMFPEEMSSFKQPMNNQDFTLDLSSSSSGFPITSSSANNSYGNSGFPSQLLQSLYDPEEVVVSQPQVQSLFNNGSSSMSYSSAENYGTLGSNDLLSSPASSTTCWPRYSPRCLRPSLQPRQQQQPGGSTGGGLHFSNINTPFWNAPPAALNHDIRSTGLFTSLSQSPYTAPTAAIYDEHKPIASSNFTKPNTNEDVQDSSSSTVKKSGSSFCSSTEPVFKRARIETPSPLPTFKVRKEKLGDRITALQQLVSPFGKTDTASVLHEAIVYIKFLHDQVLSTPYMKNGAPMQHQQGCDKLKDTEQGGKQDLKSRGLCLVPISSTFPVANETTADFWTPTFGATSFR from the exons ATGGCGGAGGAGTATCAGGGCGGGATTTGCGGTGGCAACTGGTGGAGCAGTGCATCAAGACATGCACTCGCGGCGGCCTCGCCGTGTTCAGTAGGTTTCACTGATCATATGGGGAGCTTTGGCTGCCCCAACGACATGGACATGATCAAGTCAAGGTCTACTACTTGCGGCG GTTTTGGTCTTAATTCATCGTCGTCCACACTGCCCTCAGATTTGAACCAAGCGTTTCTCCT TCGCAGTAGTAGTGGAAGAGGTGAGGGCAACTTCCATAATTCTATGTTCCCCGAGGAAATGAGTTCTTTCAAGCAACCTATGAATAATCAAGATTTTACATTAGATCTTAGCAGCTCCTCTTCTGGGTTTCCTATAACCTCCTCATCAGCTAATAATTCTTACGGCAATAGCGGCTTCCCTTCCCAATTGTTGCAAAGTTTATATGATCCGGAAGAAGTAGTAGTATCTCAACCGCAGGTTCAATCCCTATTCAACAACGGCTCGTCATCCATGAGTTATTCTTCAGCTGAAAACTATGGCACACTTGGTTCAAATGATTTGTTATCATCACCAGCTTCTAGTACAACTTGTTGGCCTAGGTACTCTCCCAGATGCCTAAGACCTTCACTACAGCCAaggcaacaacaacaacccgGAGGCAGCACTGGCGGTGGATTGCACTTTTCGAATATCAATACACCCTTCTGGAATGCTCCCCCGGCCGCTCTAAACCATGACATCCGATCAACTGGTCTTTTTACCTCACTCTCACAGTCGCCATATACAGCACCTACTGCAGCAATTTATGATGAACATAAACCCATTGCTTCCAGTAACTTTACTAAG CCCAACACGAATGAAGATGTTCAGGACTCGAGCTCCAGTACCGTCAAGAAAAGCGGCAGCAGCTTCTGTAGTAGTACTGAACCAGTATTCAAAAGAGCTCGGATTGAAACACCTTCACCATTGCCAACTTTTAAG GTCCGGAAAGAGAAGCTAGGGGACCGGATTACAGCTCTCCAGCAATTGGTTTCGCCTTTCGGAAAG actgATACAGCTTCTGTTCTCCACGAAGCTATTGTGTACATCAAATTCCTCCACGATCAA GTTTTAAGTACTCCATATATGAAAAATGGAGCTCCCATGCAACACCAACAG GGTTGTGATAAATTGAAAGATACGGAACAAGGAGGAAAACAAGATCTAAAGAGCCGAGGATTGTGCTTGGTTCCAATTTCAAGTACATTCCCTGTTGCTAATGAGACCACGGCTGACTTTTGGACTCCGACATTCGGAGCAACGTCTTTCAGGTGA
- the LOC126786720 gene encoding transcription factor bHLH112-like isoform X1: MAEEYQGGICGGNWWSSASRHALAAASPCSVGFTDHMGSFGCPNDMDMIKSRSTTCGGENNANSSDVVLSVNMDHDQDHIQNPHENSDISGTDDSTLQMIGFGLNSSSSTLPSDLNQAFLLRSSSGRGEGNFHNSMFPEEMSSFKQPMNNQDFTLDLSSSSSGFPITSSSANNSYGNSGFPSQLLQSLYDPEEVVVSQPQVQSLFNNGSSSMSYSSAENYGTLGSNDLLSSPASSTTCWPRYSPRCLRPSLQPRQQQQPGGSTGGGLHFSNINTPFWNAPPAALNHDIRSTGLFTSLSQSPYTAPTAAIYDEHKPIASSNFTKPNTNEDVQDSSSSTVKKSGSSFCSSTEPVFKRARIETPSPLPTFKVRKEKLGDRITALQQLVSPFGKTDTASVLHEAIVYIKFLHDQVGVLSTPYMKNGAPMQHQQGCDKLKDTEQGGKQDLKSRGLCLVPISSTFPVANETTADFWTPTFGATSFR; the protein is encoded by the exons ATGGCGGAGGAGTATCAGGGCGGGATTTGCGGTGGCAACTGGTGGAGCAGTGCATCAAGACATGCACTCGCGGCGGCCTCGCCGTGTTCAGTAGGTTTCACTGATCATATGGGGAGCTTTGGCTGCCCCAACGACATGGACATGATCAAGTCAAGGTCTACTACTTGCGGCGGTGAGAATAATGCTAACTCATCAGATGTAGTACTCTCGGTTAATATGGATCATGATCAAGATCATATTCAAAATCCTCATGAGAATTCTGATATTTCTGGTACTGATGATTCAACCTTGCAAATGATAGGTTTTGGTCTTAATTCATCGTCGTCCACACTGCCCTCAGATTTGAACCAAGCGTTTCTCCT TCGCAGTAGTAGTGGAAGAGGTGAGGGCAACTTCCATAATTCTATGTTCCCCGAGGAAATGAGTTCTTTCAAGCAACCTATGAATAATCAAGATTTTACATTAGATCTTAGCAGCTCCTCTTCTGGGTTTCCTATAACCTCCTCATCAGCTAATAATTCTTACGGCAATAGCGGCTTCCCTTCCCAATTGTTGCAAAGTTTATATGATCCGGAAGAAGTAGTAGTATCTCAACCGCAGGTTCAATCCCTATTCAACAACGGCTCGTCATCCATGAGTTATTCTTCAGCTGAAAACTATGGCACACTTGGTTCAAATGATTTGTTATCATCACCAGCTTCTAGTACAACTTGTTGGCCTAGGTACTCTCCCAGATGCCTAAGACCTTCACTACAGCCAaggcaacaacaacaacccgGAGGCAGCACTGGCGGTGGATTGCACTTTTCGAATATCAATACACCCTTCTGGAATGCTCCCCCGGCCGCTCTAAACCATGACATCCGATCAACTGGTCTTTTTACCTCACTCTCACAGTCGCCATATACAGCACCTACTGCAGCAATTTATGATGAACATAAACCCATTGCTTCCAGTAACTTTACTAAG CCCAACACGAATGAAGATGTTCAGGACTCGAGCTCCAGTACCGTCAAGAAAAGCGGCAGCAGCTTCTGTAGTAGTACTGAACCAGTATTCAAAAGAGCTCGGATTGAAACACCTTCACCATTGCCAACTTTTAAG GTCCGGAAAGAGAAGCTAGGGGACCGGATTACAGCTCTCCAGCAATTGGTTTCGCCTTTCGGAAAG actgATACAGCTTCTGTTCTCCACGAAGCTATTGTGTACATCAAATTCCTCCACGATCAAGTCGGT GTTTTAAGTACTCCATATATGAAAAATGGAGCTCCCATGCAACACCAACAG GGTTGTGATAAATTGAAAGATACGGAACAAGGAGGAAAACAAGATCTAAAGAGCCGAGGATTGTGCTTGGTTCCAATTTCAAGTACATTCCCTGTTGCTAATGAGACCACGGCTGACTTTTGGACTCCGACATTCGGAGCAACGTCTTTCAGGTGA
- the LOC126786231 gene encoding NAD(P)H dehydrogenase (quinone) FQR1-like, whose translation MATKVYIVYYSMYGHVEKLAEEIKKGAASVEGVEAQLYQVPETLQDEVLGKMGAPPKSEVPIITPNELSDADGLLFGFPTRFGMMAAQFKAFLDATGGLWRTQQLAGKPAGIFYSTGSQGGGQETTALTAITQLVHHGMMFVPIGYTFGAGMFEMEQIKGGSPYGAGTYAGDGTRQPSELELHQAFHQGKYFASIAKKLKGTTA comes from the exons TTACTATTCTATGTATGGACACGTTGAGAAGCTGGCTGAAGAGATTAAAAAGGGAGCTGCATCTGTGGAAGGAGTAGAAGCTCAACTTTATCAG GTACCAGAAACACTGCAAGATGAGGTTCTTGGAAAGATGGGTGCACCACCAAAGAGCGAAGTACCTATCATTACACCCAATGAGCTTTCTGATGCTGATGGTTTACTATTTGGTTTCCCTACTAGATTTGGAATGATGGCTGCACAGTTCAAAGCATTTTTAGATGCAACTGGAGGTTTATGGAGGACACAGCAGCTAGCAGGGAAACCTGCGGGAATTTTCTACAGTACAGGATCTCAAGGAGGTGGACAAGAGACTACCGC CTTGACAGCCATCACTCAGCTTGTTCACCATGGAATGATGTTTGTGCCAATTGGGTACACATTTGGAGCTGGCATGTTTGAGATGGAGCAGATCAAGGGTGGGAGCCCCTATGGTGCAGGAACTTATGCCGGGGACGGCACAAGACAACCTTCTGAACTCGAACTACATCAAGCTTTCCACCAGGGGAAGTACTTTGCCAGCATTGCCAAGAAGCTAAAGGGAACTACTGCTTGA